In one Thermococcus sp. 2319x1 genomic region, the following are encoded:
- a CDS encoding universal stress protein: MFEKVLFPTDFSEVSMHALRECIPQLFEVGAKKLYLVHIVDITATDIEAIELMKIDEEELNKLAGEIKAKGIDVEPIVKIGIPSLEIAEIAQENNVDLIVVPSKGENILRQMLLGSTASNLVRATKKPVLVVKYEWDGEEEKIKCLSNCKEIFKRPLIALDFSECSEKVVNAAKRFEELIEEAVIIHVVDYGKPEDLEKNIENAKAKLAEFAKTFSVPVKTEVLTGIASHSILGTALAKDSSIIVMGKKGRSVLKDLLLGSTAERVVRDSKLPVLLVPCE; encoded by the coding sequence ATGTTTGAAAAGGTGCTCTTTCCAACGGACTTCTCTGAGGTCTCTATGCACGCCCTTAGGGAGTGCATTCCCCAGCTGTTTGAAGTCGGTGCTAAGAAGCTCTACCTAGTTCACATAGTTGATATCACAGCTACGGATATAGAGGCAATAGAGCTTATGAAAATAGACGAGGAGGAGCTAAATAAGCTTGCCGGGGAAATAAAGGCAAAGGGAATTGACGTTGAACCAATCGTGAAAATTGGAATACCCTCATTGGAAATAGCTGAAATAGCTCAGGAGAACAATGTGGATTTGATTGTTGTGCCGTCTAAAGGTGAGAACATCCTCAGGCAGATGCTCCTGGGCAGCACTGCCTCGAACCTTGTTAGGGCGACTAAAAAACCTGTCTTGGTTGTAAAATACGAATGGGACGGGGAAGAGGAGAAAATTAAATGTCTCTCAAATTGTAAAGAGATTTTCAAGAGGCCCTTGATTGCTTTGGACTTTTCTGAATGTTCTGAAAAAGTTGTAAATGCGGCAAAGAGGTTTGAGGAGCTAATCGAAGAAGCTGTTATTATTCACGTAGTGGACTATGGAAAGCCGGAAGATCTTGAAAAGAACATTGAAAACGCAAAGGCAAAGCTGGCAGAATTTGCGAAGACGTTTAGCGTTCCGGTAAAAACTGAGGTGCTCACGGGAATAGCCTCGCATTCTATATTAGGCACCGCCCTGGCCAAGGATTCTTCGATCATAGTTATGGGCAAGAAGGGTAGGAGCGTTCTAAAAGACCTTTTGCTCGGAAGCACGGCAGAAAGGGTGGTTAGGGACTCAAAACTTCCCGTCCTGTTAGTGCCGTGTGAATAA
- a CDS encoding glycosyltransferase family 4 protein — MKVALVSDWYYPKIGGVASHMHNLAIKLRERGHEVAIVTNNRTTGKEKELEKYGIELIKIPGIVSPILDVNLTYGIKSSDELNEFLKDFDVIHSHHAFTPLALKAVKAGRTMGKATLLTTHSISFAHESRLWEALGFTISLFTSYLKHPHRIIAVSKAAKAFIEHFTDVPISVVPNGVDDKRFFPAKSKDKIKAKFGLEGNVVLYVSRMSYRKGPHVLLNAFSKIEDGTLVMVGNGEMLPFLKAQAKFLGIEDRVVFMGYVPDDILPEVFRMADIFVLPSVSSEAFGIVILEAMASGIPVIATNVGGIPEVVKENEAGLLVPPGNELELRKTIQKLLKDEELRRWYGNNGRKAVEEKYSWDKVVVEIEKIYEEILSNL, encoded by the coding sequence ATGAAGGTAGCGCTGGTCAGTGACTGGTATTATCCAAAAATAGGGGGAGTTGCAAGCCATATGCACAACTTAGCCATAAAGCTCAGAGAAAGAGGACACGAGGTGGCGATAGTCACAAATAACAGAACCACCGGAAAGGAAAAGGAGCTTGAGAAATATGGAATAGAACTTATAAAAATTCCCGGTATTGTAAGCCCTATTCTGGATGTAAACCTGACATATGGAATAAAATCCTCAGATGAGCTCAATGAATTTCTAAAGGACTTTGATGTGATTCATTCCCATCATGCCTTTACACCCCTCGCTTTAAAAGCCGTTAAGGCTGGAAGGACAATGGGAAAAGCCACTCTGCTTACAACCCACAGCATCTCCTTTGCCCACGAATCAAGGCTCTGGGAGGCGTTAGGATTTACAATCTCCCTCTTCACAAGCTATCTAAAGCACCCTCACCGGATAATAGCAGTAAGCAAGGCTGCAAAGGCATTTATAGAGCACTTTACAGATGTTCCAATTTCAGTTGTGCCAAATGGGGTTGATGATAAGCGTTTCTTCCCTGCAAAGAGTAAAGACAAGATAAAGGCCAAGTTTGGACTTGAGGGTAACGTGGTGCTTTATGTAAGCAGAATGAGCTACCGAAAAGGACCTCACGTGCTTTTGAATGCATTCTCCAAAATAGAAGATGGTACTCTTGTAATGGTCGGTAACGGAGAGATGCTTCCTTTCCTAAAAGCCCAAGCTAAATTCCTTGGAATAGAAGACAGGGTTGTCTTTATGGGATACGTGCCGGATGATATTCTCCCAGAAGTTTTTAGAATGGCAGATATCTTCGTGTTGCCATCAGTATCTTCGGAAGCATTTGGTATAGTTATCCTCGAAGCTATGGCCTCAGGAATTCCCGTTATAGCCACAAACGTTGGTGGAATACCCGAAGTGGTTAAGGAGAATGAAGCCGGCCTCTTAGTGCCTCCCGGAAACGAACTTGAGCTGAGAAAAACAATTCAAAAGCTTTTGAAGGATGAAGAACTAAGAAGGTGGTACGGGAACAATGGGAGAAAAGCCGTTGAGGAAAAGTATTCATGGGACAAGGTTGTGGTGGAAATAGAAAAGATTTATGAGGAAATCCTCTCAAATCTTTAA
- the gcvT gene encoding glycine cleavage system aminomethyltransferase GcvT, producing the protein MKRVHIFDWHREHAKKIEEFAGWEMPIWYSSIKEEHLAVRNGVGVFDVSHMGEIFFRGKDALKFLQYVTTNDISKPPAISGTYSLVLNERGAVKDETLVFNMGNDTYMMVCDSDAFEKLYAWFTSIKGAIEQYTKLDLEIENKTYDMAMFSVQGPKARDLAMDLFGIDINQLWWFQAKEVELDGIKMLLSRSGYTGENGFEVYFEDKNPYHPDESRRGKPEKALYVWEKILEAGQKYGIKPAGLGARDTLRLEAGYTLYGNETKEKQLLSTDIDEVTPLQANLEFAIFWDKEFIGKDALLKQKERGLPSKMVHFKMVDKGVPRAGYKVYAEGKEIGEVTSGTSSPLLGVGIGIAFVKPEYARPGMEIEIDIRGQKKKALTVAPPFYDPKKYGAFREE; encoded by the coding sequence ATGAAGAGGGTGCACATTTTTGACTGGCACAGGGAGCATGCAAAGAAGATTGAGGAGTTTGCAGGCTGGGAGATGCCCATCTGGTACTCGAGCATAAAGGAGGAACACCTTGCCGTCAGGAATGGAGTAGGGGTTTTTGATGTTTCCCACATGGGAGAAATCTTCTTTAGGGGGAAGGATGCGCTCAAGTTCCTTCAATACGTGACCACAAATGACATTTCCAAACCTCCTGCAATAAGCGGAACCTACAGTTTAGTCCTCAACGAGAGGGGAGCCGTGAAGGATGAAACCTTGGTTTTCAACATGGGAAACGACACTTACATGATGGTCTGTGACAGCGATGCCTTTGAGAAGCTCTACGCCTGGTTCACCTCAATTAAAGGGGCAATTGAGCAGTATACAAAGCTCGACCTTGAGATAGAGAACAAAACCTATGACATGGCCATGTTCTCGGTTCAAGGACCAAAAGCAAGGGATCTCGCCATGGATCTCTTTGGAATTGACATCAACCAGCTCTGGTGGTTCCAGGCTAAGGAAGTCGAGCTTGATGGCATAAAGATGCTCCTCTCAAGGAGCGGTTATACGGGAGAGAACGGCTTTGAGGTCTACTTTGAGGATAAGAACCCCTATCACCCGGACGAGAGCAGGCGCGGAAAGCCGGAGAAGGCCCTCTACGTGTGGGAGAAAATACTTGAGGCCGGGCAAAAGTACGGCATAAAGCCGGCCGGACTTGGTGCTAGGGACACGCTCAGACTTGAGGCCGGCTACACCCTCTACGGCAACGAGACCAAGGAGAAGCAGCTCCTAAGCACGGACATAGATGAGGTGACACCTCTGCAGGCCAACCTTGAGTTTGCAATCTTCTGGGACAAGGAGTTCATAGGCAAAGATGCTCTCCTCAAGCAGAAGGAGAGGGGCCTCCCAAGCAAGATGGTGCACTTCAAGATGGTTGATAAGGGTGTTCCAAGGGCAGGGTACAAGGTATATGCAGAGGGCAAGGAGATTGGAGAAGTTACGAGCGGAACAAGCTCACCGCTCCTTGGAGTGGGCATCGGTATAGCCTTCGTCAAGCCCGAGTACGCAAGGCCCGGAATGGAGATAGAGATCGATATAAGGGGGCAAAAGAAGAAGGCGTTAACCGTTGCCCCACCTTTCTACGACCCCAAGAAATACGGAGCATTTAGGGAGGAATGA
- a CDS encoding lysylphosphatidylglycerol synthase domain-containing protein, with translation MRKATLRKLFSAVAFLISLAYLYKNVDFNELAMAIGEANYAYLLLSFLLSILTILLGALRWYLLLRKVQKASFGKTLQAFVSGYYLMAILPPTLGHMAKVKLVGGDYFAALSSLALGMAAEVIVLLSFSLIFLGFTKLGLLGIAIILVAFVYDNAFHRIALTFFKLWEDLGAKRISKTLKEWWHRGYSGWTKAKESKTGFATAFLISLAVIALQVFGLVFVGKAFSLEISVKGAFYAFLMSVLFASLSGIPSGIGANEFGILIGIGPSTKGALTAFLYKFIFQYEYSILGAFVFYKLLGGGYEGSAGQ, from the coding sequence ATGAGAAAGGCAACTTTAAGAAAGCTCTTTAGCGCAGTGGCTTTTTTAATCTCTCTGGCTTACCTCTACAAGAACGTTGATTTTAACGAGCTTGCCATGGCAATAGGCGAGGCAAACTATGCCTATCTTCTTCTCTCCTTCCTTCTGTCCATTCTCACCATTTTACTCGGTGCATTGAGGTGGTATCTGCTCCTGAGAAAAGTTCAAAAGGCCAGTTTTGGAAAAACCCTCCAGGCATTTGTAAGTGGTTACTACCTAATGGCGATTCTTCCTCCAACGCTGGGGCATATGGCAAAGGTCAAGCTTGTTGGAGGGGATTACTTTGCAGCCCTTTCTTCCCTTGCCCTTGGAATGGCCGCAGAGGTAATTGTCCTCCTCTCCTTCAGTTTAATATTCCTTGGCTTCACAAAGCTGGGTCTTTTGGGAATAGCGATAATACTTGTCGCTTTTGTTTATGATAACGCCTTTCATAGGATTGCGCTCACCTTCTTTAAGCTCTGGGAAGATTTAGGGGCAAAGAGAATTTCAAAGACGCTCAAAGAATGGTGGCATAGAGGCTACTCGGGCTGGACAAAGGCAAAAGAAAGCAAGACCGGTTTTGCCACAGCATTTTTGATTTCACTCGCAGTAATAGCCCTTCAGGTTTTTGGTTTAGTCTTTGTGGGAAAAGCTTTCTCGCTGGAAATCTCAGTCAAAGGGGCATTTTACGCCTTTCTTATGAGCGTTCTCTTTGCTTCTCTTAGTGGAATACCCTCGGGAATCGGAGCCAATGAGTTTGGCATTCTTATAGGAATCGGCCCATCAACAAAAGGGGCTTTGACGGCATTTCTCTACAAATTTATTTTCCAGTACGAGTACTCAATACTCGGCGCATTTGTGTTCTATAAACTTCTCGGTGGTGGATATGAAGGTAGCGCTGGTCAGTGA
- a CDS encoding helix-turn-helix domain-containing protein, with translation MEELLEALTNTLEKFELTSSEIKIYSLLLKEQLTPRQISKKLDLSERIVRERLKHLLELGLVEKELINRGWLGYLYKAKAPKEALNTLLSKMKEFIKSFEKEANEML, from the coding sequence ATGGAGGAACTGTTGGAGGCCCTCACAAATACACTTGAAAAATTTGAGCTTACAAGCTCAGAAATTAAAATATATTCTCTCCTTCTAAAAGAGCAACTAACACCAAGGCAGATATCAAAAAAGCTTGATTTGTCTGAGAGAATTGTTAGGGAGAGGCTTAAGCACCTCCTTGAGCTGGGACTGGTTGAGAAGGAGCTGATAAACAGGGGATGGCTTGGCTATCTCTACAAAGCAAAAGCCCCAAAGGAGGCATTAAATACCCTTTTGAGCAAAATGAAAGAATTTATAAAAAGCTTTGAAAAGGAAGCGAATGAGATGCTCTAA
- a CDS encoding creatininase family protein: MKMEELTWEEFEKAKAKVSAVLLPVGSVEAHGKHLPLGTDVFAPLEIAGRVEKKLKDKGIEILIAPPIWYGHSFVLNVYPGTINVRADSLRRYVRDVMSEFAEEGFKKVIILNGHGGNVYPLIEAGEEVAESYNVEIILINWWMDFRKEILEICSSQGHAGEDETSVMLAIAPELVKMEKAKGEKRSAPVRVIRRDIGLELFPDGINDNPQGATREKGEKILEVVSERIAKMLEGVL; this comes from the coding sequence ATGAAAATGGAAGAGCTGACGTGGGAAGAATTTGAAAAGGCAAAAGCCAAGGTATCTGCTGTTCTTCTTCCCGTGGGCAGTGTTGAAGCTCATGGAAAGCACCTACCTCTGGGCACTGATGTTTTTGCCCCCCTTGAAATTGCAGGGAGAGTTGAAAAAAAGCTGAAGGATAAAGGAATAGAAATCCTAATAGCGCCTCCGATCTGGTATGGGCACAGCTTTGTACTGAACGTTTATCCGGGAACTATAAACGTGAGAGCAGATAGTCTGAGGAGATACGTTAGGGATGTGATGAGTGAATTTGCAGAGGAGGGCTTTAAAAAGGTAATCATCTTAAATGGGCACGGTGGAAACGTTTATCCGCTCATAGAGGCGGGTGAAGAAGTTGCAGAGAGTTACAACGTCGAGATAATCCTCATAAACTGGTGGATGGACTTCAGAAAAGAAATACTTGAAATATGTTCTTCCCAGGGGCACGCAGGAGAAGATGAAACTTCGGTAATGCTTGCAATAGCGCCGGAACTCGTCAAGATGGAGAAAGCGAAAGGCGAAAAGAGAAGTGCTCCGGTTAGAGTAATAAGAAGAGATATAGGACTTGAGCTTTTCCCAGACGGAATCAATGATAATCCGCAAGGAGCAACAAGAGAAAAGGGAGAAAAGATTTTGGAAGTGGTTAGTGAGAGAATAGCAAAAATGCTGGAAGGAGTGTTATGA
- a CDS encoding DMT family transporter, whose amino-acid sequence MSRKHAVLAISLWSTVASAFKLSLRYLTPLGLLFYASLTSLILFGVLYAREFSLRRENLRSAYLGLINPLTYYAVLFSAYDLLPAQEAQALNYTWPLMLVLLSIPLLGKRPNPKTISGLFLGFLGAIIVATKGDLTRLSFSDPFGVALGLGSAVIWASYWLLNLRDGRPLIEKMFWNFLFGFAYVSVVLLISGEFIVPPLEGLIGAVYVGLFEMGITFLLWYRAVESDMAFASNLAYLVPFMSLFFISLLVGERIAPATVLGLAMIVGGIILGRGW is encoded by the coding sequence ATGTCCCGAAAGCACGCCGTCCTCGCTATTTCCCTCTGGTCAACCGTTGCCAGCGCCTTCAAGCTCTCCCTACGCTATCTTACCCCTCTCGGGCTCCTCTTCTACGCCTCTCTGACTTCACTGATCCTCTTTGGAGTTCTTTACGCCCGCGAGTTCTCCCTTCGGAGGGAGAACCTCCGCTCGGCTTACCTTGGCCTCATAAACCCTCTAACCTATTACGCCGTCCTCTTCTCGGCCTACGACCTCCTTCCGGCTCAGGAGGCTCAAGCTTTAAACTACACCTGGCCCCTAATGCTGGTTCTCCTCTCAATCCCCCTCCTCGGAAAGAGACCCAATCCAAAAACAATCTCCGGCCTGTTTTTAGGGTTCCTTGGAGCAATAATCGTGGCCACGAAGGGAGACCTCACGAGGCTGAGCTTCTCAGACCCCTTTGGCGTCGCCCTCGGTCTCGGGAGTGCGGTGATATGGGCGTCCTACTGGCTCCTGAACCTAAGGGATGGTAGGCCTCTCATTGAGAAGATGTTCTGGAACTTCCTCTTCGGCTTCGCCTACGTATCGGTGGTTCTCTTAATCTCGGGCGAATTCATCGTTCCCCCGCTTGAGGGCCTCATCGGTGCAGTCTACGTGGGCCTCTTCGAAATGGGAATTACCTTCCTCCTCTGGTACAGAGCGGTTGAAAGCGATATGGCCTTCGCCTCGAACCTTGCCTACCTCGTCCCCTTCATGAGCCTCTTTTTTATCTCCCTGCTTGTGGGCGAGAGGATAGCCCCCGCCACCGTCCTTGGGCTGGCGATGATAGTTGGGGGCATAATCCTCGGAAGGGGATGGTAA
- a CDS encoding UbiA prenyltransferase family protein, producing MLRAVIKNTRIIDGKSFIGMGLLGLVMNLTYNPNFKGAFMVLISLILYVAYAFAVNNCFDVDTDSINPLKRNKNPIANGELGFRMGILSSVAIAVLGILFAAFLSYGELLIYVSMIMLATLYSAPPRLKAQPILDVLSHGIFFGAMPFLYGAYFDGVLTKYEVAIGAALLFYSFSMELRNHLEDYESDLKANLKTTPIVIGKSLSEKLVVVFSALSIALLLAVLDVPFGVLGVMFLGVRVNYRTLDAVVVFLLILHALRTLLGA from the coding sequence ATGTTAAGGGCCGTGATAAAAAACACCAGAATAATCGATGGTAAATCGTTCATAGGAATGGGACTACTTGGCCTGGTAATGAACCTCACTTATAACCCCAATTTCAAAGGTGCCTTCATGGTTCTGATTTCACTGATATTATATGTTGCATACGCTTTTGCTGTAAACAATTGCTTTGACGTGGACACTGATTCAATAAATCCTCTAAAGAGAAATAAAAATCCAATAGCCAACGGGGAGCTCGGCTTTAGGATGGGAATTCTATCATCAGTTGCAATTGCAGTTTTGGGTATATTATTTGCAGCCTTCCTTAGCTATGGAGAGCTTCTAATTTACGTTTCAATGATAATGCTGGCTACTCTTTACTCAGCACCCCCAAGACTTAAGGCACAGCCCATACTGGACGTTCTATCACATGGAATATTTTTTGGAGCAATGCCCTTCCTCTATGGTGCATACTTCGATGGAGTTTTAACGAAATACGAGGTTGCAATAGGAGCGGCTCTCCTGTTCTATTCATTTTCGATGGAACTCAGGAATCATCTTGAAGACTATGAAAGTGACTTAAAAGCAAATTTAAAGACTACCCCAATTGTTATTGGTAAAAGCTTATCAGAAAAGCTCGTGGTAGTGTTTTCAGCTCTTTCAATAGCTCTTCTCTTAGCTGTTCTGGATGTTCCTTTTGGGGTCCTCGGGGTTATGTTTTTGGGGGTTAGGGTGAATTACAGAACTCTTGATGCAGTTGTCGTTTTCCTGTTAATTCTGCATGCTTTAAGAACGTTATTGGGTGCGTGA